In Anopheles gambiae chromosome 2, idAnoGambNW_F1_1, whole genome shotgun sequence, a single window of DNA contains:
- the LOC1275770 gene encoding GPI ethanolamine phosphate transferase 2 — translation MNARQEHIAVYTFVVFLFSFSLFCYGFFPLSFSPSTKANLDELPQGVGNASFSGVDYKPKISRAVLMVIDALRMDFVLQEENFQFLNQLLGDGKACLYRLQVHPPTVTMPRIKAMTSGAIPSFLDVILNLGSPEMKLDTFLYQMKQRQQKTVFYGDNTWTNMFPETFHRQGENSDSLYVNDFYKGDRNITKFLKLELEMYDWKLMILHYLGLDHIGHVEGPFSGKVPGKLKEMDKVIKTIYQTMDKWKQKYYTKPLLVITGDHGMRDSGGHGGSSHPETIVPVVIVSDQCAKSEETFLQIDLAPTMSILMGVAIPYASIGSVIDPALKMLHRREMLHALYYNTQRLVTKVELIINNKFTKSEWHNSFEEAKQLHQKFMKDATDISAYKRTVLLYTSVSKKLTQLLISSYIRYDILFIVIGMVMALFCAAIAVLQLLQDTNASVLTLQPKLFPSINCMLLSFLLLKLLSFEKQSSAEPSNCFHAVLVSLSVVYFTLWAILSHLLKSMQASLWTLLKSASLLSLFIWFGTSFHCISLGSSSFVEEEHQTWYYLTSTIMILLTLKEISVMNSTIGALSRHTKSDASLVEVCKEERNIFCAGSIAFLCIHVAVRRFNQTGDKWQHLPDVGDWLSKEEHEMWLSLTMLVGLCYLVYQICYMAGLLTTVLSLTASLLIYYYRAASGAVSIFGLSASNSAICLTIFWINLVEIFFIGFLPMMYRAIMGRTSQKRTGELFNNCIIIVALLSALLHKPHNVLLVGALLATSRFVAERIDRIADDKHCSILLKVITHYWLGKTFYFYQGNSNSLASIDLNAGYVGLNNFDMLRVGLFLTLHTFSGPILSFLLLLHHIFSDNERDVKHLPVVTNVRERMLTLTNVLITVPGSFFITVATVLRDHIFAWTVFSPKIIYEYFTVWLVLIQVMLVWLLLPKKSCASV, via the exons ATGAACGCGCGACAAGAGCACATTGCGGTGTACACGtttgtggtgtttttgttttccttcagtttgttttgctacgggtTCTTTCCTCTATCATTTTCGCCTTCCACCAAAGCCAACCTAGATGAGCTACCTCAAGGCGTCGGCAATGCCAG cTTTAGCGGCGTTGACTATAAGCCAAAAATATCGAGAGCCGTGTTGATGGTAATAGACGCCCTACGAATGGATTTTGTGCTGCAGGAGGAAAACTTCCAGTTCCTCAACCAGCTGCTGGGTGATGGGAAGGCTTGTCTGTACCGTTTGCAGGTACATCCACCGACGGTAACGATGCCGCGAATAAAAGCAATGACATCCGGTGCGATACCGAGCTTTCTGGACGTGATTCTGAACCTGGGCAGTCCCGAAATGAAGCTGGACACGTTCCTCTATCAAATGAAGCAACGGCAGCAGAAAACAGTGTTTTACGGTGACAATACCTGGACTAACATGTTTCCAGAAACGTTTCATCGCCAGGGCGAGAACTCCGACTCACTCTACGTGAATGACTTTTACAAG GGCGACCGAAACATAACAAAGTTTCTTAAGCTGGAGCTAGAGATGTACGATTGGAAGTTAATGATTCTGCATTATCTTGGGTTGGACCATATCGGACACGTGGAGGGCCCGTTCAGTGGCAAAGTACCGGGCAAGCTGAAGGAAATGGATAAAGTTATAAAAACTATCTATCAAACCATGGACAAATGG AAACAGAAGTACTACACCAAACCATTGCTAGTCATAACGGGTGATCATGGTATGCGAGATTCGGGTGGCCATGGTGGTTCGTCACATCCCGAAACGATCGTACCTGTCGTCATTGTGAGCGATCAATGTGCGAAAAGTGAAGAAACATTCCTGCAAATCGACCTAGCTCCCACCATGTCCATCTTGATGGGCGTTGCCATACCCTATGCATCGATTGGTTCGGTCATTGATCCCGCACTGAAGATGCTACACCGAAGGGAAATGCTGCACGCACTGTACTACAACACTCAAAGACTGGTCACGAAAGTGGaattaattataaataataaatttacaaaaagCG AGTGGCACAATTCCtttgaagaagcaaaacagcTGCATCAGAAGTTTATGAAAGATGCAACCGATATTTCTGCCTACAAACGAACCGTTTTGCTGTACACATCCGTGTCGAAAAAGCTAACGCAACTGCTGATTTCAAGCTACATACGATATGACATTCTGTTTATCGTGATCGGCATGGTTATGgctttgttttgtgctgcAATTGCAGTTTTGCAGCTTTTGCAAGATACAAATGCGAGCGTTTTAACCCTGCAACCGAAACTCTTTCCCAGCATCAACTGTATGCTTTTAAGCTTTCTTCTACTGAAGCTTTTGTCGTTCGAGAAGCAATCGTCTGCGGAACCGTCCAATTGCTTCCATGCCGTATTAGTCTCCCTGTCGGTGGTCTACTTTACGCTGTGGGCAATACTTTCGCACTTGCTCAAGAGCATGCAGGCATCGCTATGGACACTGCTCAAGAGTGCATCGTTGCTTTCGCTTTTCATTTGGTTCGGTACAAGCTTCCATTGTATTTCGCTGGGCAGTAGCTCGTTCGTGGAGGAAGAGCATCAAACTTGGTACTACCTCACCAGCACCATAATGATACTGCTTACCTTAAAGGAGATAAGCGTAATGAACAGCACGATCGGCGCGCTCAGTCGACACACGAAATCCGATGCATCGCTGGTGGAAGTGTGCAAAGAGGAACGGAACATTTTCTGTGCCGGTTCGATCGCTTTCTTGTGCATTCACGTTGCTGTACGACGCTTCAATCAAACGGGCGACAAGTGGCAACACTTACCCGACGTGGGCGATTGGCTATCAAAGGAGGAACATGAAATGTGGCTTAGCCTGACCATGCTGGTCGGGTTGTGCTACTTGGTGTATCAAATCTGCTACATGGCCGGACTGCTCACCACTGTACTATCGCTGACGGCTTCCTTGCTTATCTACTACTACCGTGCTGCGTCTGGCGCCGTGAGCATCTTCGGGTTAAGTGCATCCAA CTCAGCAATttgtttgaccattttttGGATTAATTTGGTAGAAATATTCTTTATCGGATTTTTACCGATGATGTATCGGGCAATTATGGGACGTACTTCGCAAAAACGCACGGGAGAGCTGTTCAACAACTGTATTATCATCGTTGCGCTGCTGTCCGCACTACTGCACAAACCGCACAATGTATTGCTCGTTGGCGCACTGCTGGCTACGAGCAGATTTGTCGCTGAACGTATAGACCGCATTGCGGATGACAAGCATTGTAGCATATTGCTCAAAGTAATCACTCATTATTGGTTAGGGAAAACGTTTTATTTCTATCAG GGTAACTCCAACAGTTTGGCCTCCATCGATCTCAACGCCGGCTATGTGGGACTGAACAACTTCGACATGCTGCGTGTGGGGTTGTTCCTTACTCTGCATACCTTTAGTGGGCCTATTTTAAGTTTCCTCCTATTGCTTCATCACATTTTCTCCGACAACGAACGAGATGTGAA GCATCTACCGGTAGTGACTAACGTAAGGGAAAGAATGCTTACACTTACTAACGTACTTATTACCGTACCCGGGAGCTTTTTCATAACAGTCGCTACGGTATTGCGCGACCACATATTCGCGTGGACCGTCTTTTCGCCAAAGATCATCTATGAGTACTTTACCGTGTGGTTGGTATTGATTCAGGTAATGCTAGTCTGGCTACTGCTGCCAAAGAAATcgtgtgccagtgtgtga
- the LOC3289876 gene encoding protein immune deficiency — protein MVKFSNLIGTLFSKSAASKLETDAAPLPPRRKADAYGDETMAHTNTPAAAAATQNGNFPNGVQVVPGMENLALVPGGSSQSLEPVAGEHHTATPQTVVNNVQHNTLTAPQTSISNTTGMQVYQIRNASNLHIGNSYTFNTAAVVDEGASTSGSLPGAGSAVKWANLRLSNTISQMMQSQDEVDTELLDTVSRHLGYEWKSFARRLEYSEGQIDAFEADNSTLAEQIYSFMLDWTRNDDDPTLGRLVTLLWNNKHKETVYYIKQVWKKRKEDKNSPERSS, from the exons ATggtgaaattttcaaatttaatagGCACTCTGTTCAGTAAAAGTGCAGCATCGAAGCTAGAGACCGATGCTGCTCCATTGCCGCCCCGACGAAAGGCCGATGCGTACGGGGACGAAACTATGGCTCACACCAAcactcctgctgctgctgctgctacgcaAAATGGGAATTTCCCAAATGGTGTGCAGGTTGTGCCAGGAATGGAAAACTTAGCACTTGTTCCGGGCGGATCGTCACAGTCGTTAGAACCAGTTGCGGGGGAGCATCACACAGCGACACCGCAGACGGTGGTGAACAATGTGCAGCACAACACGCTCACAGCCCCCCAAACCTCCATCTCCAACACAACTGGAATGCAGGTGTATCAGATAAGGAACGCGAGCAATCTACACATCGGAAACAGCTACACGTTTAATACTGCGGCCGTGGTGGACGAAGGTGCTTCCACGAGCGGATCGTTGCCGGGTGCCGGATCCGCCGTGAAGTGGGCCAACTTGCGACTGTCGAACACTATTTCGCAAATGATGCAGAGCCAGGACGAGGTGGACACGGAGCTGCTTGATACGGTGTCGCGCCACTTGGGCTATGAATGGAAAAGCTTCGCCCGTAGGCTTGAATACTCGGAGGGGCAAATCGATGCCTTTGAAGCGGACAACTCCACACTGGCTGAG CAAATATACAGCTTTATGTTAGACTGGACCCGCAACGATGATGATCCTACACTTGGCCGTCTTGTGACGTTGTTGtggaacaacaaacacaaggaAACAGTATACTACATTAAACAGGTgtggaaaaaacgaaaagaagataaaaattCTCCCGAGCGGAGTAGTTAG
- the LOC1275771 gene encoding proteasome subunit alpha type-4 yields MARRYDSRTTIFSPEGRLYQVEYAMEAISHAGTSLGILAKDGILLAAERRNTNKLLDNVIFSEKIYKLNDDMVCSVAGITSDANVLTNLLRVIAQRYQLNYGEAMPCEQLVSHLCDVKQAYTQYGGKRPFGVSILYMGWDKHYGYQLYQSDPSGNYGGWKATCIGNNSAAAVSALKQELSDSDISLVQAQDLAVKVLSKTLDMTKLTSEKIEMAVLTRENNKTVIKILSSAEVDGLIAKYEKAEAEAEAAKKEKLGQKS; encoded by the exons ATG GCTCGTCGTTATGATTCCAGGACCACTATTTTCTCGCCGGAAGGTCGCTTGTATCAGGTGGAGTATGCTATGGAAGCTATCTCACACGCAGGCACTTCGCTTGGCATACTGGCAAAGGATGGAATACTGCTAGCGGCCGAACGGCGCAACACTAACAAACTGTTGGATAATGTGATCTTCTCCGAGAAGATCTACAAACTGAACGA TGATATGGTGTGCTCAGTTGCTGGCATTACTTCGGACGCGAATGTGCTCACGAACCTGCTGCGGGTTATCGCGCAGCGTTACCAGCTGAATTACGGTGAGGCTATGCCCTGCGAGCAGTTAGTATCTCACCTGTGCGATGTGAAACAGGCTTACACGCAGTACGGTGGCAAGCGACCATTCGGCGTTTCTATTCTGTACATGGGCTGGGACAAGCACTACGGTTATCAGCTGTACCAGTCGGATCCCAGCGGCAACTATGGTGGATGGAAGGCAACCTGTATTGGCAACAATTCGGCG GCCGCCGTTTCCGCATTAAAGCAGGAACTGAGCGATAGCGATATCAGCCTCGTGCAGGCGCAGGATTTGGCTGTGAAAGTGCTGTCCAAAACGCTCGATATGACCAAGCTCACATCAGAGAAGA ttGAAATGGCAGTTCTTACCcgtgaaaacaacaaaacagtcATCAAAATTTTGTCCAGCGCCGAGGTGGACGGCTTGATTGCAAAGTACGAGAAGGCAGAAGCTGAGGCAGAGGCCGCCAAGAAGGAAAAGCTTGGCCAAAAGTCGTAA